One Campylobacter concisus DNA segment encodes these proteins:
- a CDS encoding molybdopterin-dependent oxidoreductase — MKRRDFIKFSALAATAAQANKIEGVTKTIFDQNKTFGANRFGLFWANTNSNQIVSVDPFDGDKFPNTMNNSLPDLIQNESRVLYPYVRKSYLKAKGAAKSELRGKEEFVRVSWDTALDLAAKALKENFDKYGPESIYGECYWWGGSGKISWGRTVGHRMLKVLGGYVEESGDYSTGAGLVIMPHVLGNSAVYDAPTKWEAMVKNAKNIVFWGTDPLVTGQISWQPPTHDGYLGIKKIKDAGIKTYSVCVFKNDTTRYLDSETIIVRPNTDVAMMLGMCHYLYENNLYDEEFIKKYTVGFNKFKDYLLGTTDKVVKDINWASKICGVKAEEIAKFATALAKEPSTIIAGRSLQRQDHGEMSFWGIVTLSAMLGHIGKEGLGFEFNLYYGNGSTDKIAPALKGISTRISEKYENVDGAPWKKFKNVTIPSSRSIEALQNPGKEIDYDGSKIKLPHMRVAYMASGSMFTRHQDVNNAVKAWRKFDTVITAEPYWTSTAKLSDIVLPVALEVERNDINQSVPSSEYIVAYKPVVEPMGESRSDYWICSQICKRWGREEVFTEGKDELGWAKEFYADAVEQAKALDLKMPSFDEFWKEGYVKFDKDNEETKYYTRLSAFRENPHKNRLGTPSGKIEIYSPTIAKFGYKDFAPHFAWIEPFEWLGSEKAKKYPFSITTPHSRYRLHSQLNNSIIRNYAEVCAREPMLINTNDAKKKGIATGDVVRVFNDRGEILVGALVTDIVPEHVIAICEGAWYDPEVLGERSLCKHGCINVLTRDKGTSSIAQSNCGHTILADLEKYKGEIKPITAFSKPKILQSL; from the coding sequence ATGAAAAGACGAGATTTCATAAAATTTTCTGCACTTGCAGCCACTGCAGCGCAGGCAAACAAGATAGAGGGCGTGACAAAAACTATTTTTGACCAAAACAAAACTTTTGGAGCAAATAGATTTGGTCTATTTTGGGCAAATACCAACTCAAATCAAATCGTATCCGTTGATCCATTTGATGGTGATAAATTCCCAAATACAATGAATAACAGTTTGCCAGATCTCATCCAAAATGAAAGTCGCGTACTCTATCCGTACGTAAGAAAAAGCTACTTAAAGGCAAAAGGCGCAGCAAAAAGTGAGCTTCGTGGCAAAGAAGAATTTGTACGTGTTAGCTGGGATACAGCACTTGACCTTGCTGCAAAAGCCTTAAAAGAAAATTTTGACAAATATGGCCCTGAAAGCATTTACGGCGAATGCTACTGGTGGGGTGGTAGTGGTAAGATCAGCTGGGGTAGGACTGTTGGTCACAGGATGCTAAAAGTGCTTGGCGGATACGTCGAAGAGAGCGGCGACTACTCAACTGGAGCTGGCCTTGTCATCATGCCTCACGTCCTTGGAAATAGTGCGGTTTATGACGCTCCTACAAAATGGGAAGCTATGGTTAAAAATGCTAAGAACATTGTATTTTGGGGTACTGACCCGCTTGTAACTGGTCAAATTTCATGGCAGCCACCAACACATGATGGTTATCTTGGTATTAAAAAGATAAAAGATGCTGGCATTAAAACCTATAGCGTTTGCGTCTTTAAAAACGACACCACAAGATACCTTGACTCTGAAACTATCATCGTTCGTCCAAACACTGACGTAGCAATGATGCTTGGTATGTGCCACTATCTTTATGAAAACAATCTTTATGACGAGGAATTTATAAAAAAATACACAGTTGGTTTTAATAAATTTAAAGACTACTTGCTTGGTACGACCGATAAAGTGGTAAAAGATATAAACTGGGCTAGCAAAATTTGTGGCGTAAAAGCTGAAGAGATTGCAAAATTTGCTACTGCACTTGCAAAAGAGCCAAGCACTATTATCGCTGGTAGATCACTTCAAAGACAAGACCATGGCGAAATGAGCTTTTGGGGTATCGTAACTCTTAGTGCGATGCTTGGCCACATCGGTAAAGAGGGTCTTGGATTTGAGTTTAACCTCTACTACGGAAACGGCAGCACTGATAAGATAGCACCTGCTCTAAAAGGTATCAGCACTAGGATAAGCGAGAAATATGAAAACGTAGATGGTGCTCCGTGGAAAAAATTTAAAAACGTAACCATCCCGTCTTCAAGATCAATCGAAGCCTTGCAAAATCCTGGCAAAGAGATAGACTATGATGGCTCTAAGATCAAACTTCCACATATGAGAGTAGCTTACATGGCTTCTGGTTCAATGTTTACAAGGCACCAAGATGTAAATAACGCCGTTAAAGCGTGGCGTAAATTTGATACTGTAATAACTGCTGAGCCATACTGGACAAGTACAGCTAAACTAAGCGACATCGTCTTACCAGTGGCGCTTGAGGTAGAGAGAAATGACATCAACCAAAGTGTCCCATCGAGCGAATACATCGTGGCATACAAACCAGTAGTTGAGCCAATGGGAGAAAGCAGAAGTGACTACTGGATATGCTCACAAATTTGCAAACGCTGGGGCAGAGAAGAGGTCTTTACTGAGGGTAAAGATGAGCTTGGCTGGGCAAAAGAATTTTACGCAGACGCCGTAGAGCAAGCTAAGGCACTAGATCTTAAAATGCCAAGCTTTGATGAGTTTTGGAAAGAGGGCTATGTCAAATTTGACAAAGACAATGAAGAGACAAAATACTACACAAGACTTAGTGCATTTAGAGAAAATCCGCACAAAAATCGCCTTGGTACGCCATCTGGCAAGATAGAGATATACTCTCCAACTATCGCTAAATTTGGCTACAAAGACTTTGCCCCACACTTTGCTTGGATCGAGCCGTTTGAGTGGCTTGGTAGTGAAAAAGCTAAGAAATATCCATTTAGCATCACAACCCCACACTCAAGATATCGCCTCCACTCTCAGCTAAATAACTCAATAATCAGAAACTACGCTGAAGTTTGTGCTAGAGAGCCGATGTTAATAAACACAAACGACGCTAAGAAAAAAGGCATCGCAACTGGTGATGTAGTGAGAGTCTTTAACGATAGGGGCGAAATTTTAGTAGGAGCGCTTGTTACTGACATTGTCCCAGAGCACGTCATCGCTATTTGCGAAGGTGCATGGTATGACCCTGAAGTACTTGGCGAAAGAAGCCTTTGTAAGCACGGATGCATCAATGTCCTAACACGCGACAAAGGTACGTCTAGCATCGCTCAAAGTAACTGCGGACATACGATACTAGCGGATCTTGAAAAATATAAAGGCGAGATCAAGCCAATAACTGCGTTTTCTAAACCAAAAATTTTACAATCTTTGTAG
- a CDS encoding YolD-like family protein, whose amino-acid sequence MASKDRAKIFSSFNPLSTLERALRQKEREKCEKLDLDESKVDEILKKISRLRAADEVYVSYHDGYTYTSASGLISDVNSKNKTLMVVKTRIKFEDINDLKII is encoded by the coding sequence GTGGCGAGTAAAGATAGAGCAAAAATTTTTAGCTCGTTTAATCCCCTATCAACCCTAGAGCGAGCCTTGCGACAAAAAGAGCGAGAAAAATGCGAAAAACTAGATCTTGATGAGAGCAAAGTCGATGAAATTTTAAAAAAGATAAGCAGGCTAAGAGCAGCTGATGAAGTATACGTAAGCTACCATGACGGCTACACCTATACAAGTGCTAGTGGACTAATCTCTGACGTAAATTCCAAAAACAAAACTCTTATGGTTGTAAAAACTAGGATCAAATTTGAAGATATAAATGACCTAAAAATAATTTAG
- a CDS encoding DNA repair protein, translating into MKNEAQKFYAVIDLKSFYASVECVERGLDPFKADLVVADDSRGNGSVCLAVSPALRAKGVKNRCRLFEIPKAINFIIAPPRMQFYIDYAAKIYEIYLKYVSKDDIYVYSIDEAFIDLTSYVKFYNTDAKSIAKKIMDEILKTTGVTATCGMGTNLYLAKIALDILAKHSDDGIAFLDEQLYKERLWTHQPLDDFWRIGKQTRLKLEKHGIFCMKDIANAPRSLLENFFGVDAYITIDHANGIEPTTIADIKAYKPNTKSYFSSEILPRDYERCEAVVVLKEMADRLALRMINKEVMASGITINIKFADKLEPLQRASVRFKTPTNVSSVLMSLAEELLLNKIKNVGLIRQISISANDVVKESLAHSSLFEDDTKEKAVLKSLNLIKEKFGKNSVLRAIDLLPEATGQDRNKKIGGHKSGE; encoded by the coding sequence ATGAAAAACGAAGCACAAAAATTTTATGCCGTCATTGATCTAAAGTCCTTTTACGCCTCAGTTGAGTGCGTGGAGCGAGGGCTTGATCCGTTTAAAGCCGATCTGGTCGTGGCTGACGATAGTCGCGGCAACGGAAGTGTTTGCCTAGCCGTTAGCCCAGCTCTTAGAGCCAAAGGTGTGAAAAATAGATGCAGGCTTTTTGAAATACCAAAGGCTATAAATTTTATCATTGCACCGCCTAGAATGCAGTTTTACATCGACTATGCGGCTAAAATTTATGAGATATACCTAAAATATGTCTCAAAAGATGATATCTATGTCTATTCTATCGATGAGGCCTTTATCGATCTTACTTCTTATGTTAAATTTTATAATACCGATGCAAAATCCATAGCCAAAAAGATAATGGATGAAATTTTAAAAACTACTGGCGTGACGGCCACCTGTGGCATGGGTACAAATTTATACCTCGCAAAAATCGCCCTTGATATACTGGCTAAGCACAGTGATGATGGGATTGCATTTTTAGACGAGCAGCTTTATAAAGAGCGTCTTTGGACGCATCAACCCTTAGATGATTTTTGGCGTATCGGTAAGCAAACTAGGCTAAAGCTGGAAAAACATGGAATTTTTTGTATGAAAGATATAGCAAATGCTCCACGAAGCCTACTTGAGAATTTTTTTGGAGTTGATGCCTATATAACGATAGATCACGCAAATGGCATAGAGCCAACGACAATAGCTGATATAAAAGCATATAAACCAAACACAAAATCCTACTTTAGCTCTGAAATTTTACCAAGAGATTATGAGCGTTGCGAGGCGGTAGTCGTACTAAAAGAGATGGCTGATAGGCTAGCGCTTAGGATGATCAACAAAGAAGTAATGGCAAGTGGAATAACGATAAATATAAAATTTGCCGATAAGCTTGAGCCACTACAGCGTGCAAGCGTTCGGTTTAAAACGCCAACAAATGTCTCAAGTGTGCTGATGAGTTTGGCCGAAGAGCTGCTTTTAAACAAGATAAAAAATGTTGGGCTGATTAGGCAAATTAGCATCAGTGCAAATGACGTAGTAAAAGAGAGCCTAGCTCACTCTAGTCTTTTTGAGGATGATACTAAAGAAAAGGCAGTTTTAAAGTCCCTAAATCTCATAAAAGAAAAATTTGGTAAAAACTCGGTTTTAAGAGCTATCGATCTACTGCCAGAAGCCACTGGGCAAGACCGAAATAAAAAGATCGGAGGGCACAAAAGTGGCGAGTAA